The following coding sequences are from one Streptococcus mitis window:
- the trxB gene encoding thioredoxin-disulfide reductase: MYDTIIIGAGPAGMTAALYAARSNLKVGLIEGGLPGGQMNNTSDIENYPGYANISGPELAEKMFEPLENLGVEHIYGYVENVEDHGDFKKVMTDVQTYETRTVIVATGSKHRPLGVPGEEELNSRGVSYCAVCDGAFFRDQDLLVVGGGDSAVEEALFLTRFAKTVTIVHRRDQLRAQKVLQDRAFANEKISFIWDSVVKEIKGENRVESVVFENVKTGQVTEQAFGGVFIYVGLDPLSDFVKELNIQDQAGWIVTDNHMKTAVDGIFAVGDVRLKDLRQVTTAVGDGAIAGQEAYKFITEHS, encoded by the coding sequence ATGTACGATACTATTATTATCGGTGCTGGTCCTGCAGGAATGACTGCAGCCTTGTATGCTGCTCGAAGCAATCTCAAAGTAGGCTTGATTGAAGGTGGTCTGCCAGGTGGTCAGATGAATAATACCTCTGATATCGAAAATTACCCAGGATACGCTAATATTAGTGGGCCAGAATTGGCAGAAAAAATGTTTGAACCGCTTGAAAATCTTGGTGTTGAGCACATTTATGGTTATGTTGAAAATGTAGAAGACCATGGTGATTTTAAGAAAGTGATGACTGATGTCCAAACATATGAAACACGTACAGTTATCGTAGCAACTGGTTCTAAACACCGTCCTTTGGGAGTACCTGGAGAAGAAGAACTGAACAGTCGTGGTGTTTCTTACTGTGCCGTGTGTGATGGTGCTTTCTTCCGTGACCAAGATTTGTTGGTAGTTGGTGGTGGAGATTCAGCTGTTGAAGAAGCCCTCTTCTTGACTCGTTTTGCTAAGACTGTTACCATTGTTCACCGTCGTGACCAACTTCGTGCACAAAAAGTGTTACAAGATCGCGCCTTTGCGAATGAGAAAATCAGCTTTATCTGGGATTCTGTAGTGAAGGAAATTAAGGGTGAAAACCGAGTAGAATCTGTCGTTTTTGAAAATGTAAAAACAGGTCAAGTGACAGAACAAGCCTTCGGAGGTGTCTTTATCTATGTTGGTTTGGACCCTCTTAGCGATTTTGTTAAAGAATTGAATATCCAAGATCAGGCAGGATGGATTGTGACAGATAACCACATGAAAACTGCAGTTGATGGTATCTTTGCAGTTGGAGATGTTCGCTTGAAGGACCTCCGCCAAGTAACAACAGCAGTTGGAGATGGAGCTATCGCTGGTCAAGAAGCCTATAAATTTATCACAGAACATAGTTAA
- the rlmB gene encoding 23S rRNA (guanosine(2251)-2'-O)-methyltransferase RlmB, producing the protein MKTNDIVYGVHAVTEALLANTGNKLYLQEDLRGKNVEKVKELATEKKVSISWTSKKSLSEMTEGAVHQGFVLRVSEFAYSGLDQILAKTRQEENPLLLILDGLTDPHNLGSILRTADATNVSGVIIPKHRAVGVTPVVAKTATGAIEHVPIARVTNLSQTLDKLKDEGFWTFGTDMNGTPCHKWNTKGKIALIIGNEGKGISSNIKKQVDEMITIPMNGHVQSLNASVAAAILMYEVFRNRL; encoded by the coding sequence ATGAAAACAAATGATATTGTCTATGGCGTCCACGCCGTTACCGAAGCCCTCCTTGCAAACACAGGAAACAAACTTTACCTCCAAGAAGATCTCCGAGGTAAGAATGTTGAGAAAGTCAAGGAACTAGCTACAGAAAAGAAGGTCTCCATTTCTTGGACCTCAAAAAAATCCCTCTCTGAGATGACTGAAGGTGCTGTCCACCAAGGTTTTGTTCTACGAGTGTCCGAATTTGCCTATAGTGGGCTGGACCAAATCCTTGCCAAAACACGCCAAGAAGAAAATCCTTTGCTATTAATTCTGGACGGGTTAACCGACCCTCACAACTTAGGCTCCATCTTAAGAACAGCCGATGCGACCAACGTTTCAGGTGTCATCATTCCCAAACATCGTGCTGTCGGTGTTACTCCTGTCGTTGCCAAAACGGCCACAGGTGCTATTGAGCACGTCCCAATCGCTCGAGTGACCAATCTGAGCCAAACTCTAGACAAACTCAAGGATGAAGGATTCTGGACCTTTGGAACGGATATGAATGGTACTCCTTGCCACAAGTGGAATACAAAAGGGAAAATCGCCCTCATCATCGGAAATGAAGGAAAAGGCATTTCTAGCAACATCAAAAAACAGGTTGATGAAATGATTACCATTCCTATGAATGGACATGTTCAAAGCCTCAATGCCAGTGTTGCTGCAGCCATTCTCATGTACGAAGTTTTCCGAAATAGACTATAA
- the def gene encoding peptide deformylase: MSAIERITKAAHLIDMNDIIREGNPTLRAVAEEVTFPLSDQEIILGEKMMQFLKHSQDPVMAEKMGLRGGVGLAAPQLDISKRIIAVLVPNIVEEGETPQEAYDLQAIMYNPKIVSHSVQDAALGEGEGCLSVDRNVPGYVVRHARVTVDYFDKDGEKHRIKLKGYNSIVVQHEIDHINGIMFYDRINEKDPFEVKDGLLILE; this comes from the coding sequence ATGTCTGCTATAGAACGTATTACAAAAGCTGCTCACTTAATTGATATGAACGATATTATCCGCGAAGGGAATCCTACTCTACGCGCGGTTGCTGAGGAAGTTACTTTCCCCTTGTCTGACCAGGAAATCATCCTTGGAGAAAAGATGATGCAATTCCTTAAACATTCCCAAGATCCTGTAATGGCTGAAAAAATGGGACTCCGCGGTGGGGTTGGACTTGCTGCTCCTCAATTAGATATCTCAAAACGTATTATCGCTGTTTTGGTGCCAAACATTGTCGAAGAAGGCGAAACTCCACAGGAAGCTTACGACTTGCAAGCTATTATGTACAATCCAAAAATCGTCTCTCACTCTGTTCAAGACGCTGCTCTTGGCGAAGGAGAAGGGTGCCTTTCTGTTGACCGCAACGTACCTGGCTATGTTGTTCGCCATGCCCGCGTTACTGTTGACTACTTTGACAAGGATGGAGAAAAACACCGTATCAAACTCAAAGGCTACAACTCCATCGTTGTTCAGCATGAAATTGACCACATCAACGGCATCATGTTTTACGATCGCATCAATGAAAAAGACCCATTTGAAGTTAAAGATGGTTTACTAATTCTAGAATAA
- a CDS encoding HAD family hydrolase: MTIKVIATDMDGTLLDSRGQLDLPRLEKILDQLDQRGIRFVIATGNEIHRMRQLLEHLVDRVVLVVANGARIFENNELIQAQTWDDAIVDKALARFKDRACQDQFVVTSMKGGFVKEGTIFTDLESFMTPEMIEKFYQRMQFVDELTSDLFGGVLKMSMVVGEERLSSVLEEINDLFDGRVRAVSSGYGCIDILQAGIHKAWGLEELLKRWDLTSQQIMAFGDSENDVEMLEMAGIAYAMENADDKAKAVATALAPANSQGGVYQILENWLEKGE; the protein is encoded by the coding sequence ATGACGATTAAGGTAATTGCAACAGATATGGATGGGACCTTGCTGGATTCTAGAGGCCAGCTTGATCTCCCACGCTTGGAAAAGATTTTAGATCAGTTGGATCAAAGGGGTATTCGTTTTGTCATCGCGACGGGCAATGAAATTCATCGCATGAGGCAACTACTGGAGCACTTGGTCGATCGAGTGGTTCTGGTTGTTGCAAACGGTGCTCGTATTTTTGAAAACAATGAACTGATTCAGGCTCAGACTTGGGATGATGCCATTGTTGATAAGGCTTTGGCTCGTTTCAAGGATCGAGCGTGTCAGGACCAGTTTGTTGTAACGTCTATGAAGGGTGGTTTCGTCAAAGAAGGTACGATTTTTACAGACCTTGAAAGTTTTATGACTCCAGAAATGATTGAAAAATTCTACCAACGGATGCAATTTGTGGACGAATTAACCTCTGACCTCTTTGGTGGTGTGCTCAAGATGAGTATGGTTGTTGGTGAGGAACGTTTGAGTTCGGTCTTGGAAGAAATCAATGACCTCTTTGATGGCCGTGTTCGTGCTGTATCGAGTGGCTATGGTTGCATTGATATCCTTCAAGCTGGAATTCATAAAGCATGGGGCTTGGAAGAATTACTCAAGCGCTGGGACTTGACCTCCCAACAAATCATGGCTTTTGGTGACAGTGAAAATGATGTTGAAATGCTTGAAATGGCTGGAATTGCCTATGCGATGGAAAATGCTGATGATAAAGCCAAAGCTGTGGCTACTGCTCTAGCGCCAGCCAATAGCCAAGGAGGAGTTTATCAAATCTTGGAAAACTGGTTAGAAAAAGGAGAATGA
- a CDS encoding amino acid ABC transporter permease, whose amino-acid sequence MNVTTILASDWYQNLMQLIPDGKLFSLRSVFDGIPRIVQQLPTTIMLTIGGALFGLVLALLFAIVKINRVKILYPLQAFFVSFLKGTPILVQLMLTYYGIPLALKALNQQWGTGLNINAIPAAAFAIVAFAFNEAAYASETIRAAILSVNPGEIEAARSLGMTRAQVYRRVIIPNAAVVATPTLINSLIGLTKGTSLAFSAGVVEVFAQAQILGGADYRYFERFISVALVYWVVNIGIESLGRFIERKMAISAPDTVQTDVKGDLR is encoded by the coding sequence ATGAATGTTACAACGATTTTAGCATCAGATTGGTACCAAAACTTGATGCAATTGATTCCGGATGGCAAGCTTTTTAGCCTGCGTTCGGTCTTTGATGGAATTCCAAGAATTGTCCAACAGCTTCCAACAACGATTATGTTGACCATTGGTGGTGCTCTTTTTGGCTTGGTTTTGGCGCTTCTTTTTGCCATTGTGAAGATCAATCGTGTCAAGATTTTATACCCCTTGCAGGCCTTCTTTGTTAGTTTCTTAAAAGGGACACCGATTTTGGTTCAACTCATGTTGACCTACTACGGAATTCCTTTGGCTTTGAAAGCCCTCAATCAGCAATGGGGTACTGGTCTCAATATCAATGCGATTCCAGCTGCAGCTTTTGCGATTGTCGCCTTTGCCTTTAATGAGGCAGCTTATGCCAGTGAAACCATTCGTGCAGCCATTCTCTCAGTCAATCCTGGTGAGATTGAGGCGGCACGAAGTCTGGGGATGACCCGAGCGCAAGTTTATCGTCGCGTGATTATTCCAAATGCAGCAGTTGTGGCGACTCCAACTTTAATCAATTCCCTAATCGGCTTGACCAAAGGGACTTCTCTAGCCTTCAGTGCGGGTGTTGTGGAAGTCTTTGCCCAAGCTCAGATTCTAGGTGGAGCTGATTATCGTTACTTTGAACGATTCATCTCTGTAGCCCTTGTTTATTGGGTAGTCAATATTGGAATTGAAAGCCTCGGTCGTTTCATCGAGAGAAAAATGGCTATTTCTGCACCAGATACCGTGCAAACAGATGTGAAAGGAGACCTTCGTTAA
- a CDS encoding amino acid ABC transporter ATP-binding protein gives MIKISNLSKSFSGQTVLDHLNLDIQKGEVVALIGSSGAGKSTFLRSLNYLETPDSGSIQIDDFSVDFSKITQEEILALRRKLSMVFQQFNLFERRTALDNVKEGLVVVKKLSDQEATKIAKEELAKVGLSDRENHYPRHLSGGQKQRVALARALAMKPDVLLLDEPTSALDPELVGEVEKSIADAAKSGQTMILVSHDMSFVAQVADKILFLDKGKIIESGTPDEIIHHPKEERTKEFFASYKRTYI, from the coding sequence ATGATTAAGATTTCGAATTTAAGCAAATCCTTTTCAGGACAGACTGTCTTGGATCATCTGAACTTGGATATTCAAAAAGGGGAAGTTGTAGCCTTGATTGGTTCTTCAGGAGCTGGAAAATCAACTTTCCTTCGCAGTCTCAATTATCTTGAAACACCTGACAGTGGCTCTATTCAGATTGATGATTTCTCAGTTGATTTTTCTAAGATTACTCAAGAAGAAATCCTTGCCTTACGCCGTAAGCTGTCCATGGTTTTCCAACAGTTTAATTTGTTTGAACGCCGAACAGCACTTGATAATGTGAAAGAAGGCTTGGTTGTTGTCAAGAAATTATCCGACCAAGAAGCGACTAAGATTGCCAAGGAAGAGTTGGCTAAGGTTGGGCTTTCTGACCGTGAAAACCATTACCCTCGCCATTTATCAGGTGGACAGAAGCAACGGGTTGCCTTGGCGCGTGCTCTCGCTATGAAACCAGATGTCTTGCTCTTAGACGAACCAACTTCAGCTCTTGACCCAGAATTGGTCGGTGAAGTAGAAAAATCTATTGCAGATGCTGCTAAGTCAGGTCAAACCATGATTTTGGTTAGTCATGATATGTCCTTTGTAGCCCAAGTTGCTGATAAGATTCTCTTCTTAGATAAGGGGAAAATCATCGAATCTGGAACACCGGATGAGATTATCCACCATCCTAAAGAAGAGCGGACAAAAGAATTCTTTGCTAGTTACAAACGGACTTATATTTGA
- a CDS encoding DUF4059 family protein: MLLQLFSLYFESLILTTILVLIFLGIWIGLRAMSGVDKTAKARQAHLYDMIMIGVLVVPVLSFAVMSLILVFKA; this comes from the coding sequence ATGCTACTGCAACTATTTTCTTTATATTTCGAGAGTTTGATCTTGACCACCATCCTCGTCCTGATTTTTTTAGGGATTTGGATTGGACTGAGAGCCATGTCGGGAGTTGATAAGACAGCCAAGGCTCGCCAAGCACATCTCTATGATATGATTATGATTGGTGTCTTGGTTGTTCCAGTATTATCCTTTGCGGTTATGAGTTTAATTCTTGTTTTCAAGGCATAA
- a CDS encoding SGNH/GDSL hydrolase family protein: MAVQLLENWLLKEQEKIQTKYRHLNQVSVVEPDILFIGDSIVEYYPLQELFGTSKTIVNRGIRGYQTGLLLENLDAHLYGGAVDKIVLLIGTNDIGKDVPVNESLNNLEAIIQSITRDYPLTEIKLLSILPVNEGEEYKQTVYIRTNEKIQKWNQAYRELASAYMQVEFVPVFDSLTDQAGQLKKDYTTDGLHLSVTGYQVLTKALKDYLL; encoded by the coding sequence GTGGCAGTACAGTTATTAGAAAATTGGTTACTAAAGGAACAAGAAAAAATCCAAACGAAGTATCGTCACTTAAATCAGGTTTCTGTTGTAGAGCCAGACATTCTTTTTATTGGGGATTCCATTGTCGAATATTATCCTCTGCAGGAACTATTTGGGACTTCGAAGACGATTGTCAATCGAGGCATTCGAGGGTATCAGACAGGGCTGTTATTAGAAAATCTAGATGCGCATCTGTACGGTGGAGCAGTAGATAAAATTGTCCTTTTGATTGGGACAAATGATATCGGAAAAGATGTGCCTGTGAATGAGTCTCTCAATAATCTCGAAGCTATCATACAATCCATTACTCGCGATTATCCATTGACTGAGATTAAATTGCTTTCCATTTTGCCAGTCAATGAGGGAGAGGAGTACAAGCAGACAGTCTATATCCGCACGAATGAAAAAATCCAGAAATGGAATCAAGCCTATCGAGAGCTTGCTTCAGCCTATATGCAGGTAGAATTTGTGCCAGTTTTTGATAGTTTGACAGACCAGGCAGGCCAACTCAAAAAAGATTATACAACTGATGGGTTGCACCTTAGTGTTACTGGTTATCAGGTTTTGACCAAAGCTTTGAAAGACTATCTTTTGTAG
- a CDS encoding DeoR/GlpR family DNA-binding transcription regulator: MLKTERKQLILEELNQHHVVSLEKLVSLLETSESTVRRDLDELEAENKLRRVHGGAELPHSLQEEETIQEKSVKNLQEKKLLAQKAASLIKEQDVIFIDAGTTTAFLIHELVNKNVTVVTNSIHHAAQLVEKQIPTVMVGGSVKMATDASIGGVALNQINQLHFDRAFIGMNGVDDGYYTTPDMEEGAVKRAILENAKQTYVLVDSSKIGQTCFAKVAPLKRAIVITSQGHELLQAIKEKTEVIEV, from the coding sequence GTGTTAAAAACAGAGCGGAAACAACTGATTTTAGAGGAGTTAAATCAACATCATGTAGTTTCTCTAGAAAAATTAGTTAGTTTGTTAGAAACGTCAGAATCAACGGTTCGAAGAGACTTGGATGAGTTGGAAGCAGAAAACAAGCTTCGTCGCGTGCATGGTGGAGCAGAATTGCCTCACTCCTTGCAGGAAGAAGAAACCATTCAAGAAAAATCTGTCAAAAACCTTCAAGAGAAGAAGTTGTTGGCTCAGAAAGCAGCCTCTCTCATAAAGGAACAAGATGTCATCTTTATCGATGCTGGAACAACAACTGCTTTTTTGATTCATGAATTGGTTAATAAGAATGTTACAGTCGTGACCAACTCGATTCACCATGCCGCACAGTTGGTTGAAAAGCAGATTCCAACTGTCATGGTTGGAGGAAGTGTCAAGATGGCGACAGATGCTAGCATCGGGGGCGTTGCTCTTAACCAGATTAACCAATTGCACTTTGACCGTGCCTTTATCGGGATGAATGGTGTAGATGATGGCTATTATACGACTCCTGATATGGAGGAGGGGGCTGTGAAGCGTGCTATTTTAGAGAATGCCAAACAGACCTATGTCTTGGTGGATTCGTCTAAAATTGGACAAACTTGCTTTGCCAAGGTAGCACCACTCAAACGCGCTATCGTTATCACAAGTCAAGGGCATGAACTCTTGCAGGCTATTAAGGAGAAAACGGAGGTAATAGAAGTATGA
- the pfkB gene encoding 1-phosphofructokinase, with protein MIYTVTLNPSIDYIVRLDQVQVGSVNRMDSDDKFAGGKGINVSRVLKRLDIPNTATGFIGGFTGKFITDTLADEEIETRFVQVAEDTRINVKIKADQETEINGTGPNVESAQLEELKAILSSLTAEDTVVFAGSSAKNLGNVIYKDLIALTRQTGAQVVCDFEGQTLIDSLDYQPLLVKPNNHELGAIFGVKLESLDEIEKYARELLAKGAQNVIISMAGDGALLVTSEGAYFAKPIKGTVKNSVGAGDSMVAGFTGEFVKSKDAVEAFKWGVACGTATTFSDDLATAEFIKETYEKVEVEKR; from the coding sequence ATGATTTATACAGTCACGCTCAATCCATCTATTGATTATATCGTTCGTTTGGACCAAGTCCAAGTCGGTAGTGTCAATCGTATGGACAGTGATGATAAGTTTGCTGGTGGGAAAGGAATCAATGTCAGTCGTGTCTTGAAACGCTTGGATATTCCAAATACAGCGACGGGATTTATCGGAGGCTTTACGGGTAAATTTATCACAGATACTCTGGCTGATGAAGAAATCGAGACACGTTTTGTCCAAGTAGCAGAAGATACTCGTATCAATGTCAAGATTAAAGCAGACCAAGAAACAGAAATCAACGGAACGGGTCCAAATGTCGAATCAGCCCAGCTAGAAGAGTTGAAAGCTATTTTATCTAGTTTGACTGCAGAAGATACAGTTGTCTTTGCTGGTTCAAGTGCTAAAAATCTAGGCAATGTTATCTATAAGGATTTGATTGCCTTGACACGTCAGACGGGTGCGCAAGTGGTTTGTGACTTTGAAGGACAGACCTTGATTGATAGTTTGGACTATCAGCCACTTTTGGTTAAACCAAATAATCACGAGCTTGGAGCGATTTTTGGAGTGAAACTCGAAAGTTTAGATGAAATTGAGAAATACGCTCGTGAGTTATTGGCCAAAGGTGCTCAAAACGTCATTATCTCTATGGCTGGCGACGGTGCCCTTCTTGTCACATCTGAGGGAGCATACTTTGCTAAACCAATCAAAGGGACAGTCAAAAATTCAGTTGGTGCTGGTGATTCTATGGTTGCCGGATTCACAGGTGAATTTGTCAAATCAAAAGACGCAGTAGAAGCCTTCAAATGGGGAGTTGCTTGTGGAACAGCAACTACCTTCTCGGATGACTTGGCAACAGCAGAATTTATTAAAGAAACATATGAAAAAGTTGAGGTAGAAAAACGATGA
- a CDS encoding CapA family protein translates to MQRRQDRHKRGPVFRFMRGFVNFFRSYRKWSNKGFVAILLLAVALSMGLVLLFESFQGIPLTSQKKDAISQEANKTNQNAKDQEEEKTARIMANGDLLYHIPIYRSALKEDGTYDFHENFDYVKPWLKQADLIIGDFEGTVNKDHYLAGYPLFNAPGEVMDAIKDAGYQVLDLAHNHILDSQIEGVVSTADAIEKAGMTPIGVYTHESRDQAPLVIKEVNGIKVALLAYSYGFNGIEQSISQEDYNRYLSDLNEDKMKAEIERAEKEADITIIMPQMGVEYRLEPTEEQKALYHKMIDWGADIIFGGHPHVVEPSETVEKDGDKKLIIYSMGNFISNQRIETMQDEENAKWTERGVLMDVTIKKKAGKTTIETAKAHPSWVNRTPKGTYSPEGYPLFLYQTYILEDFIEGGSHRDQLDEATKERIDTAYKEMNEHVGLKWD, encoded by the coding sequence ATGCAAAGAAGACAAGATAGACATAAACGTGGACCAGTTTTTCGTTTTATGAGGGGTTTTGTAAACTTTTTTAGGAGTTATCGCAAGTGGAGTAATAAGGGATTTGTGGCTATACTCTTGCTAGCAGTTGCTTTATCAATGGGCTTGGTCTTGTTGTTTGAAAGTTTCCAAGGAATCCCTTTAACCAGTCAAAAAAAGGATGCCATTTCTCAAGAAGCAAATAAGACGAATCAAAATGCTAAAGATCAAGAAGAGGAAAAAACTGCTAGAATTATGGCCAACGGGGACCTCCTCTATCATATTCCCATCTATCGTTCTGCTTTAAAAGAAGATGGAACCTATGATTTTCATGAAAATTTTGATTATGTGAAACCATGGCTCAAACAAGCAGACTTGATTATAGGTGATTTTGAAGGTACTGTGAACAAGGACCACTATTTGGCAGGTTATCCTCTCTTTAATGCACCTGGAGAAGTCATGGATGCTATCAAGGATGCCGGTTATCAAGTGCTAGATTTGGCACATAACCATATCCTAGATTCACAAATAGAAGGTGTGGTTTCAACAGCAGATGCTATTGAGAAGGCAGGAATGACACCTATTGGAGTGTATACGCATGAGTCCCGTGATCAAGCTCCACTGGTTATCAAGGAAGTGAATGGTATCAAGGTTGCACTTTTGGCCTATTCTTATGGTTTTAATGGAATTGAGCAAAGTATTTCTCAAGAAGACTATAACCGCTATCTTTCAGATCTAAATGAAGACAAGATGAAGGCTGAAATTGAGCGTGCAGAGAAGGAAGCGGATATCACCATTATCATGCCTCAGATGGGTGTGGAGTATCGCTTGGAACCAACTGAAGAACAAAAGGCTCTTTATCACAAGATGATCGATTGGGGAGCTGATATTATCTTTGGAGGGCATCCTCACGTAGTTGAACCATCTGAAACGGTTGAAAAAGATGGAGACAAGAAACTCATTATCTATTCAATGGGGAACTTCATTTCCAATCAACGAATTGAAACCATGCAAGATGAAGAGAATGCTAAGTGGACAGAGCGTGGCGTGCTCATGGATGTGACCATTAAGAAAAAGGCTGGTAAGACGACAATCGAAACTGCCAAAGCACATCCTTCTTGGGTAAATCGTACACCGAAAGGAACCTATTCTCCAGAAGGTTATCCACTATTCCTATACCAAACTTATATCTTAGAAGATTTTATTGAGGGTGGTAGTCATCGTGACCAGTTAGATGAAGCGACTAAGGAACGAATTGATACAGCCTATAAAGAAATGAACGAACACGTAGGATTGAAGTGGGATTAG
- a CDS encoding fructose-specific PTS transporter subunit EIIC, translated as MKIQDLLRKDVMLLDLQATEKTAVIEEMIKSLVDHGYVTDFETFKEGILAREALTSTGLGDGIAMPHSKNAAVKEATVLFAKSNKGVDYESLDGQATDLFFMIAAPEGANDTHLAALAELSQYLMKDGFADKLRQVTSADQVIELFDKASEKTEEPVQAPTNDSDEFIVAVTACTTGIAHTYMAQEALQKVAAEMGVGIKVETNGASGVGNQLTAEDIRKAKAVIIAADKAVEMDRFDGKPLINRPVADGIRKTEELINLALSGDAEVYRAANGAKASTASNEKQSLGGAFYKHLMSGVSQMLPFVIGGGIMIALAFLIDGALGVPNENLGNLGSYHELASMFMKIGGAAFGLMLPVFAGYVAYSIAEKPGLVAGFVAGAIAKEGFAFGKIPYAAGGEATSTLAGVSSGFLGALVGGFIAGALVLAIKKYVKVPRSLEGAKSILLLPLLGTIFTGFVMLAVNIPMAAINTAMNDFLGGLGGGSAVLLGIVLGGMMAVDMGGPVNKAAYVFGTGTLAATVSSGGSVAMAAVMAGGMVPPLAIFVATLLFKDKFTKEERNSGLTNIIMGLSFITEGAIPFGAADPARAIPSFILGSAVAGGLVGLTGIKLMAPHGGIFVIALTSNALLYLVSVLVGAIVSGVVYGYLRKPQA; from the coding sequence ATGAAAATTCAAGACCTATTGAGAAAAGATGTCATGTTGCTGGATTTGCAGGCAACTGAAAAAACAGCTGTCATCGAAGAAATGATTAAAAGTTTGGTAGATCACGGTTATGTGACAGATTTTGAAACATTTAAAGAAGGTATTTTGGCACGTGAAGCTTTGACTTCTACAGGTTTGGGTGACGGAATCGCAATGCCTCACAGCAAAAATGCTGCTGTCAAAGAAGCGACAGTTCTCTTTGCTAAGTCAAATAAGGGTGTTGATTATGAGAGCTTGGATGGACAAGCAACTGACCTCTTCTTCATGATTGCGGCTCCAGAAGGTGCCAATGATACTCACTTGGCAGCCTTGGCAGAATTGTCTCAATACTTGATGAAAGACGGTTTTGCTGACAAACTTCGTCAAGTAACATCAGCTGACCAAGTTATCGAACTTTTTGACAAAGCTTCCGAAAAAACTGAAGAGCCTGTTCAAGCACCTACTAATGACTCTGATGAGTTTATCGTTGCTGTTACAGCTTGTACAACAGGTATTGCTCACACTTACATGGCTCAAGAAGCCCTTCAAAAAGTGGCTGCTGAAATGGGTGTTGGAATCAAGGTTGAAACCAACGGTGCTAGCGGTGTTGGAAACCAACTAACTGCTGAGGACATCCGCAAGGCTAAAGCTGTTATCATCGCTGCAGACAAGGCGGTTGAGATGGATCGTTTCGATGGCAAACCATTGATCAATCGTCCAGTTGCTGACGGTATCCGTAAAACAGAAGAATTGATTAACTTGGCTCTTTCAGGAGATGCTGAAGTCTACCGTGCTGCTAATGGAGCAAAAGCTTCGACAGCAAGCAACGAAAAACAAAGCCTTGGTGGTGCCTTCTACAAACACTTGATGAGTGGTGTATCTCAAATGTTGCCATTCGTTATAGGTGGTGGTATCATGATTGCCCTTGCCTTCTTGATTGACGGTGCTTTGGGTGTTCCAAATGAAAATCTTGGTAATCTTGGTTCCTACCATGAGCTAGCTTCTATGTTTATGAAAATTGGTGGAGCTGCCTTTGGTTTGATGCTCCCAGTCTTTGCAGGTTATGTTGCCTACTCTATCGCTGAAAAACCAGGTTTGGTAGCGGGTTTTGTGGCTGGTGCTATTGCTAAAGAAGGTTTTGCCTTTGGTAAAATCCCCTATGCAGCAGGTGGTGAAGCAACTTCAACTCTTGCAGGTGTATCATCTGGTTTCCTAGGTGCCCTTGTTGGTGGATTTATCGCAGGTGCTTTAGTTCTTGCTATCAAGAAATACGTTAAAGTTCCTCGTTCACTTGAAGGTGCAAAATCAATCCTTCTATTGCCACTTCTTGGAACAATCTTTACTGGATTTGTCATGCTAGCTGTTAACATCCCGATGGCAGCAATCAACACTGCTATGAATGACTTCCTAGGCGGTCTTGGAGGAGGTTCAGCTGTCCTTCTTGGTATCGTTCTTGGAGGAATGATGGCTGTCGATATGGGTGGACCTGTTAATAAAGCGGCCTATGTCTTTGGTACAGGTACGCTTGCAGCAACTGTTTCTTCAGGAGGTTCTGTAGCCATGGCAGCAGTTATGGCTGGAGGAATGGTTCCGCCACTTGCCATCTTTGTCGCAACTCTTCTCTTTAAAGATAAATTTACTAAGGAAGAACGAAACTCTGGTTTGACAAACATCATCATGGGCTTGTCATTTATTACTGAGGGAGCGATTCCATTTGGTGCAGCTGACCCAGCTCGTGCGATCCCAAGCTTCATCCTTGGTTCAGCAGTAGCAGGTGGCCTCGTTGGTCTTACTGGTATCAAACTAATGGCGCCACACGGAGGAATCTTCGTGATCGCCCTTACTTCAAATGCTCTTCTTTATCTCGTTTCTGTCTTAGTAGGAGCAATTGTAAGTGGTGTGGTCTATGGTTACCTACGCAAGCCACAAGCATAA